The genomic DNA CAATTTTGGTCTATGAGGTGAAAAAACCACTAATGCCTTTCCATCGGACGCCAATAGGTCCTTGACTGTCCTTAGCAGTTTATGGTGCTCACTGTGATTGAAAACCAAATCACTGAGGATGATCAGATCAAACTTGGAATCCTCACCACCAATGTGTTTTTGCAGCGGTAGATAATCATGCCCCCAAATATATCCTTCCACCACAATTCTATTAGTGTCAATGGCGGCAGCGTCATAGACAATACTCTTGACATTATATTGAATGTTATTCAAAAGATCTGCATCCGGATAATCCGTAGAGACTACCTTTTTGGCACCTATCAGTGCTGCCACAATAGACGGTAGTGCACCTGCCGCTCCCAATTCCAAAACCGTCTTCCCCTTCACCAACTCTATGTGCTGATCCAAGTGTTTTGCAGTGTATATCCCGGCATTCCATAACAGGTGGCCCCATAATGGAGACGTGCCAACCAAACGTAATTGAAGCTTTGGCAATTGTGAATCTGACTCAGGTGATATGTCAGTTCTTATGTACTCTGAAGAATGTGCCTGTGGAACTGGTGGACGAAAATCCTCAGGCTCTTCGAAGAATCCCCCAGAAGCACCAATAGATTCAATATCTGACATAATAAAGTATGTGTTCCTGCCTTCTTATACCTGCACCGTTAAGTGCTGTCCTTACAGCCCTTCTCATTAGAACTCATCTCAGATTtcgataaatttttcaaagtttgtCCGGttgtttcaaaatcaaaggtCCCGGACAGAACTTATCCATCGCGCAAGGAGGTCTAACTCCGAACTGATCACATTGGCGATCTCATAGTCAATTTCCCCACATAAAAGGCAATATTTTTATAAAAGGCTACCGCACTTTGCTCAACAGGCATTCAATGAGGTCTTTCCAATAGTTTGCAAGTATTCGGTAGTATTCATATCATATAGTTCATAATGGATAACTACAGTGGTAAAATTGAGTACCGTATTGAAGCACCCTTTTTCATAATCAAGTTGAGTGATCCGGGGAGACTAAATTCTCTGGCCGGTAATGACTACTTATATCTGGCGCAATTATTAGAAAAGGCGGATGAGGATGATTGTGTGTATTTCACTGTTTTGCAGAGCAGCGGAAGATTCTTCTCGAGCGGCGCTGATTATCTCTCCATAGGTAAGGCTCAGGAGACTAACAAAAGTGAACCCGAGCTGAATAAGTGGCTAAGCAACTTTGTTTCTCGTAATGTTTACGTTACAGATATGTTCACGAGGCACCGAAAGATTCTCATTTGTTGTTTGAATGGGCCGGCCATAGGGCTGAGCGCTGCGCTGTGTGCACTCTGTGATATAGTGTACTCGATGAATGAAAACGTGTATCTGTTGTTCCCGTTTGCGTCTCTTGGGCTTGTCACAGAAGGTGCCACGTCAGTAACACTGCCTCTGAAGCTAGGGAATAATGCAACGTACCAGGCGTTGATGTTCAACGAGCCTAT from Zygotorulaspora mrakii chromosome 7, complete sequence includes the following:
- the NNT1 gene encoding S-adenosylmethionine-dependent methyltransferase (similar to Saccharomyces cerevisiae NNT1 (YLR285W); ancestral locus Anc_6.79) yields the protein MSDIESIGASGGFFEEPEDFRPPVPQAHSSEYIRTDISPESDSQLPKLQLRLVGTSPLWGHLLWNAGIYTAKHLDQHIELVKGKTVLELGAAGALPSIVAALIGAKKVVSTDYPDADLLNNIQYNVKSIVYDAAAIDTNRIVVEGYIWGHDYLPLQKHIGGEDSKFDLIILSDLVFNHSEHHKLLRTVKDLLASDGKALVVFSPHRPKLLGEDLQFFETCKEFDLRPEFIEMVNWRPMFDEDHETVEIRSRVYAYYLTQM
- the ECI1 gene encoding dodecenoyl-CoA isomerase (similar to Saccharomyces cerevisiae ECI1 (YLR284C) and DCI1 (YOR180C); ancestral locus Anc_6.78), producing MDNYSGKIEYRIEAPFFIIKLSDPGRLNSLAGNDYLYLAQLLEKADEDDCVYFTVLQSSGRFFSSGADYLSIGKAQETNKSEPELNKWLSNFVSRNVYVTDMFTRHRKILICCLNGPAIGLSAALCALCDIVYSMNENVYLLFPFASLGLVTEGATSVTLPLKLGNNATYQALMFNEPIKYDKLKGSVITKNYGLNDTEKFNTAVMDELRQKTNHLYLPSILGIKKLLMINIRDQLERANAVEVNDALKCWVKGEPQKRFKELSLKQRKHKL